CCCGAGGACGATCCAGGTCGCCATCAGTCCGACACCACCACCGGACCGGCACCGACGGTCACGGTGTCGTAGACGCGGAGGATCTGGTCTGCCACGCGGGACCAGTCGTACTTGTCGGCGCGGATACGTCCCCGGGCGACGAGCTGCTCGCGCGCCTCGTCGTCGGAGAGCAGCGAGATGATGCCCGCCGCGAGCTGATCCGGCGATCCGGTGTCGACGAGCTTGCCCGCCCGGCCGTCGTCGAGGACGCGCCGGAAGGCGTTCAGCGAGCTGGCGATCACCGCGGCTCCGGCGGCCATCGCCTCGACAAGGACGATGCCGAAGCTCTCGCCGCCGAGGTTGGGGGCGCAGTAGACGTCGGCGGAGGCCAGGGCGCGCGCTTTGGTCGCGTCGTCGACCTGACCCAGGAAGACGAGGTGATCGGCGAGGCTTCCCGCGCGCCGGCGCAGCGCGGCCTGGTTGCCGCCGCCGACGACGAGGACCCGCACATCCGGGAACTTCTCCACGACCGACGGCAGCGCGCGCATCAGGATGTCGATTCCCTTGCGCGGCTCGTCGAAACGACCGAGGAACAGGATCGTGCCGCCGGGATGCGGGTAGCCGTCGAGCGGCTCGGCGTTGGCGAAGCCGGCGACGTTGATGCCGTTGGGGATCTCCACGGCATCGGAGCCCAGCGACTCCATCTGCCAGCGCCGCGCCAGTTCGGAGACGGCGATCTTGCCGGCGATGCGTTCGTGGTACGGGCGGAGAATTCCCTGGAAAGCGCTGAGCCACAGCGACTTCGACGTCGCGGTGTGGAAGGTCGTGACGATCGGGCCGGAGGCGACCATCAGCGAGAGCATGGAGATCGACGGCGAGTTCGGTTCGTGCACGTGCAGGACGTCGAAACCGTTCTCGGCGATCCAACGGCGTAGCCGCAGATAGCCTTTCGGGCTGAAGTTCACCCGCGAGACCGACCCGTTGTACGGGATGGCCAGCGACGGCCCCGCACGCACCACGTACTCGGGTAGTTCGGTGCGGCGCGACGCCGGGGCCAGGACGCTGACCTCGTGCCCGCGGTCGATGAAGACGTGTGCGAGTTCGGTGACGTGCGCCTGCACACCGCCGGGGACGTCGAACGAATAAGGGCAGATCATCCCGATTCTCATGCGGCTCCCCCGTTTTCGGTCATCCGTGCCTTCTGCCGATCGGTCCAGTCGGCCTCCCAGAGCGGTTGCAGCATGTGCCAGTCGGCGGGATGTGCGGCGATGTTCGCGGCGAACGCGTCGGCGAGCGCCTGGGTGGCCGCCTCCACACCGCCGGATACATCGATCTCCTCGCCGACACTCATCGACGAGTAGGGCGCCTCCTCGAACCAGTGGTGCGCCGGGAACAGGGCCGCGCCGGTCTCGATCGCCAGCCGCGCCGACCCGGCCGGCATCCGGGTGCGTTCACCGAAGAAGGTGACCGGGACGCCGTGGCGGGCGAGGTCGCGTTCCCCCAGCAGGCAGACGATGCCGCCGGCCCGGAGACGGTCGGCGAGCACACCGAACGGGGGCTGCTCGCCGCCACTGAGCGGGAAGATCTCGAAGCCCAGCGACTCGCGGTACTCGACGAACCGGTTGAACAGCGACTCCGGCTTGAGCCGTTCGGCAACCGTTGCGAACTTCCCGTAGTGCTGGACCAGCCAGACGCCGGCCATGTCCCAGTTACCGGTGTGCGGCAGGGCCAGCACCACACCCTTGCCGCGCGACACCGCGGCGTCGAGCCGGGCGTGGTCGGCCTCGGGCAGGTTCCCGGTCGACGCCACGGTGGCACGGTCCTGGGCGGGCAGCCGGAAGGCCTCGCACCAGTACCGCGCGTAGGAACGCACCGCATCCGCGACCAACTCGTCGGGCACGTCGGCGGGGTCGGCGACCCCGACCACGCGGGCCAGGTTGCGGCGCAACTGTTCCGGACCGCCATTGCGGCGTCCGGCGAGTCCGGCGGCACGGTCGAACACGGTGCGGGCGGCGCGTTCCGGCGCGTACCTCACCGCTGCCCAGCCGGCCCGGTACCCCAGGTCGGCGGCGAGTGCGGCGATGTCGGTCATCGTGCCTCGGCGGGCGGGGTCGGGCCGTCGGTGTCGGTGTCGGCGGGGTCGGAATCGGTGGATTCGGGTTGTGCCTCGAGCGGGATCAGGTCCCGCGCACCCGGTGAGTTGGAGATCGACCACATGCGCTGGCCGACGGTGATGACGCTGCCGACGGCGAGCAGCCACATCGCCACGTGGACCGCCCACGGCAGGCCGAGACCGGTGAGGCCGGTGCCGACGAGCACGATGATGAGGCGGTCGGGGCGCTCGATGAGACCACCGTCGCCGTAGAGGCCGCTGGCCTCGGCGCGGGCCTTGGCGTACGAGATCACCTGCGAGGTGACCAGGCAGATCAGGGTCGCGATCAGCAGCAGGCGATGGGGTTCGGTGACGGTGCACCACCACACGAGTCCGGCGAAGATCGCGCCGTCGGCGATGCGGTCACACGTGGCGTCGAGGACCGCCCCGAAACGGGTCCCGCCGCCGCGGGCACGGGCCATCGCGCCGTCGAGCATGTCGAACATGACGAAGAGCCAGATGACCAGGGTGCCCGCGAACAGGTAGCCCATCGGGAACAGCGTGAGCGCGGCCGCCACGCTCGCCACGGTCCCGATCACGGTCATGATGTCCGGCGTGAGGCCGGTACGCAGCAGCGCCCGCCCCATCGGCAACGTCACCTTGGAGACCGACGCCCGACCCAGAATGCTCAGCATCCGCGAGCTCCTCCCCCCTCAGTCATCGAGACGTTGCCACGCCTCGGCGAGCAGCCCCCGGGTGTCGCGCAGCAGCTGCGGCATCACCTTGGTCTCGCCGACGATCGTGATGAAGTTCGCGTCGCCCATCCAGCGGGGCACGATGTGCTGGTGCAGGTGTTCGGAGAGCGAGCCGCCCGCGGCATAACCCAGGTTGAGTCCCACGTTGAACGCGTTCGGGTTCGAGACCGCCTTGATCGTGCGGATCATCCGCTGCGTGAAGGTCATCAGCTCGGACGACTCGGCGGGCGTCAGATCCTCGAGGTCGGCGACCTGGCGGTACGGGACCACCATCGTGTGCCCCGGGTTGTACGGGTACAGGTTGAGCACCGCGTACACCGACTCGCCGCGCGCGACGATCAGCCCGTCCTCGTCGGACATCGTCGGGATGTCGAGGAAGGGGTGACCGGTCTTGGCCGCCGGCTGCGGGTCGGCGATGTAGGTCATCCGGTGCGGACTCCACAGCCGCTCCAGACGACCACCGACGCCGACGCCCTCGTCGCGGATCTCGCCGGGTGCCTCAGCCATCGACGGCCCCCACGGTGCCGAGCTTCGCCTCCAGGAGTTCCTTGGTCGGCGACTCGTTGCGCCGGGCGCCCACCCAGTCGGTGATCGCCGCGATCGCGGCACCCACCGGGACACCGTTGATCTGCGACCCGTCGCGGAACCGGAAACTCACCGCATGCGCCTCGACGTCGCGTTCGCCGGCGAGCAGCATGAACGGCACCTTCCCGGTGGTGTGGTTGCGGATCTTCTTCTGCATGCGGTCGTCGGAGTGGTCGACCTCGGCGCGGACACCGGCGGCACGCAGCGCGTCGACGACACCCTGCAGGTGATCGGCGAACGCGTCGGCCACCGGGATGCCCATCACCTGGACCGGCGACAGCCAGGCCGGGAAGGCGCCCGCGTAGTGCTCGGTGAGCACGCCGAAGAACCGCTCGATGGAGCCGAACAGCGCGCGGTGGATCATCACCGGACGCTGCTTGGTGCCGTCCGGGCCGGTGTACTCGAGTTCGAAGCGCTCCGGCAGGTTGAAGTCGAGCTGGATCGTCGACATCTGCCAGGTGCGGCCTAGCGCATCCTTGGCCTGCACCGAGATCTTGGGGCCGTAGAACGCGGCGCCGCCCGGATCGGGCACGAGGTCGAGACCCGACGCCTCGGCGACCTCGGCGAGCGTGTTGGTCGCCTCTTCCCACACCTCGTCGGAGCCGACGAACTTCTTCGGGTCCTTGGTGGACAGTTCGAGGTAGAAGTCGTCGAGGCCGTAGTCCTTGAGCAGGCCGAGGACGAAGTTGAGGATCGACGTCAGCTCGTCGCGCATCTGCTCGCGGGTGCAGTAGATGTGCGCGTCGTCCTGCGTCATGCCCCGCACGCGGGTGAGTCCGTGGATCACGCCGGACTTCTCGTAGCGGTAGACCGATCCGAACTCGAACATCCGCAGCGGCAGTTCACGATACGACCGTCCGCGGCCGCGGAAGATCAGGTTGTGCATCGGGCAGTTCATCGGCTTCAGGTAGTAGTCCTGGCCGGGCTTGCGCACCTCGCCGTTCTCGTCGACCTCGGCGTCGACGTGCATGGGCGGGAACATTCCGTCGCGGTACCAGTCGAGGTGACCGGAGACCTCGTAGAGGTGTCCCTTGGTGATGTGCGGCGTGTTGACGAACTCGTACCCCGCGGCCACGTGGCGTGCCCGTGAGTAGTCCTCCATCTCCTTGCGGATGATGCCGCCCTTGGGATGGAAGACCGGCAGGCCCGAGCCGAGTTCGTCGGGGAAGCTGAACAGGTCGAGTTCGGCGCCGAGCTTGCGGTGGTCGCGCTTCTCCGCCTCGGCGAGCAGCTCGAGATGGGTGTCGAGGGCCTCGGCCGACTCCCATGCGGTGCCGTACACGCGCTGGAGGTCGGCGTTGTCCTGGTCGCCGCGCCAGTAGGCGGCCGACGAACGGGTCAGCTTGAACGCGGCGATGTACTTGGTGGTCGGCACGTGGGGACCACGGCACAGATCGCACCAGATGCGTTCGCCGGTCCGCGGGTTGAGGTTGTCGTAGACGGACAGCTCGCCGCCGCCGACCTCCATCACCTCGGCGTCGTCGGCGGCACCCTTGTCGTCGATCAGCTCGAGCTTGAACGGCTCGTTCGCCAGCTCGGCGCGTGCCTCGTCCTTCGACTCGTAGACGCGGCGCGAGAAGCGCTGCCCGGACTTGATGATCTGCTTCATCTTCTTCTCGAGGGCCTTGAGGTCCTCGGGCGTGAAGGGTTCGGCGACGTCGAAGTCGTAGTAGAAGCCGTCCTTGATGGGCGGGCCGATACCCAGCTTGGCGTCGGGGAACAGGTCCTGGACCGCCTGCGCGAGCACGTGCGCGCAGGAATGCCGGATGACGCTGCGTCCGGCCTCGGTGTTGGCCGCCACGGGCTCGACCTCGGCGTCCTCGGCAGGCACCCAGGACAGGTCACGCAGGTCGCCGGCGGCGTCGCGGACCACGACGATCGCCTCGGGACCCTTGTTGGGCAGATCGTGGTCACGCAGTGCGGTGCCCGCGGTGGTTCCGGCCGGCACACGGATCGTGGCTGGGCTGGTCACCTGGACGTCGTCGGGCACGGGGACGCTCCTCGAATAGGGTTCGGACACGCGAAGTACGCGTCCGCGGGCGGACGTTTGCGACTCCGATGGTATCCGCGTGTCATCCCGACCGGCCGTACCCCTCCTCTCCCGGCGCGCGGCGCGGCCCGGGAAGGGCGATCAGGAGAAGATGGGGCTGGCGAGCCATTGATAGTCGAGGTTCACCCAACCGGCCGCCGTGTGCAGTGCCCCCAGGAGCCAGAGGGTTCCCACGACGATGACGAAGGTGCCGACCCAGAACACCGATTGCACCGACCAGTGCTGCCGGCCGATCCACCTCATCCAGGCGTCGTACTTCGCCCGCGCGAACTTCAGTAGTCGGTGCGCCCACTCGAATTCCGACGCCAGGATTCCGAGTCCGAGGAAGACGATGAGCCAGCCGGGACCCGGGTACGGGATGGCGACGATGCCGCACAGCAGCACGATCGTGCCGACGACGGCGACCCCGATGCGATAGATGCGATGCCAGCGTGGGTCGGATCGCACCACGTACCGGCGATGACGCGCCCGGATTCGCAGCCGCTTCCACAACGACTCCGCCATGTTCCCCCAACCATCGGATTCGCACATCGGAAAAATCGGGTCCAGGCTACCGAATCCCGTGTCGCGGCACGTTCGCCGAGCGCATGCTTGGCCGATGGGCACGCGTCCGGTGACGATCGACGCACGACTGCACGACGGCGTGATCTTCGGCCCCGACGACTCGACCGTCGACGCCGAGGCGCACCCGCGTGGGCGCGGCTCTGCCGACGGTCTCGTCCAGCGTCTCCACGGGTTCGGTATCGCCTGCGGTGCCCGGTCGTCCGAGCACACCCTGCTCGACACCGCCGGGCGACTCGGGGTGTCGCCCCTGCGGTGCGCTGTCGTGGAACACACCCCGGAGGGGGTGGCTGCCGCCCGGCGGAACGGGTTCGCGCTCGTCGTGGCGATCGGGACGCCGGCGCGGGCCGATGAACTGCGACGCCTCGGCGCCGACGCCGTGGTCGGCGACCCCGCCGACATCCGGGTCCGCCTCGGCGGCGCCCGGATCTCGACGATGCCGGACGCCTTGACCTACCTCGATCACCTGCACGCCATCGCCGCGTCTCGCCGACCCGTGGTCTTCCTCGATTTCGACGGAACCCTGTCCGACATCGTCGACGACCCGTCCGCCGCGGTCCTGGTCGACGGGGCCGCCGAGGCGCTGACCCGGCTGGCGCAGTTGTGCCCGGTCGCGGTCATCAGCGGTCGCGACCTCGACGACATCCGCGAGCGCGTCGGGCTGCCCGACCTCTGGTACGCCGGATGCCACGGCCTCGAACTCCTCGGCCCGGAGGGCGAGCATTTCGTCAACGAGGCGGCGCGCACGTCCACGTCTTCGGTCGTCGCGGCGTCCGAGGAACTGCGGCAACGGTTCGCCGATGTCGACGGGGTCCTGGTGGAGCCCAAGCACTTCAGTGTTGCCGTCCACTTCCGCAACGCCTCCCCGGCCGACGTCGAGGGCATCGTGGCGGCGGCTCGCGAGATCGGTGCACGCCGCGGCTTGCGCGCCCTTCCCGGTCGCATGGTGCTCGAATTGAAACCCGACGTCGACTGGGACAAGGGGCAGGCGCTGGAGTGGGTCCGCCATCAGGTGGGCGCCGTCGACCAAGGGTGGATTCCGGTCTACTTCGGCGACGATCTCACCGACGAGGACGCCTTCGACCGGATCGCCACCGACGGGATCGGGATCGTGGTGCGCGCCGAGGAGAACCGCGACCGCCGCACGGCCGCCCAGTTCGCCGTGGAGTCCCCCTCGGCGATCCCGGCGCTGCTGGCCCAGATCGCCGACCACGTCGAGCAGGCGAGCGAACCCCCGGCCGACTGGTCACTGACCTACGACTCCTACGATCCGCCCGCCGAGAAGCTGCGCGAGGCCCTGTGCACCGTGGGGAACGGTTACTTCGCGACCCGCGGGGCGGCCCCGGAATGCGACGCGGGGCCAGTGCACTATCCGGGCACCTACGCCGCCGGCGTGTACAACCGGCTCACCGATCAGCTACCCGCCGGCGACGTGGAGAACGAGAGCCTGGTCAACCTGCCGAACTGGTTGCCGCTGACCTTCCGGGTCGACAGCGGTGAGTGGTTCACCGTCGACGAGGTCGAGGTGTTGTCGTTCCGTCAGACCCTCGACCTGCGGCGCGCGATGCTGTCCCGCGATGTGCGCTTCCGCGATGCACACGGCCGCACCACCTCCGTCCGTCAACGCCGATTCGTGTCGATGGACCAGCGTCATGTCGCCGCCCTCGACACCCGGGTCCGCGCCGAGGACTGGGCAGGGCGGATCGAGGTCTCCTCGATGATCGACGGCAGAGTCACGAACGCCGGGGTCGATCGCTACCGGGAACTGGCGAGCCGGCATCTCACCGCCCGCGAGGGCACCGCGGCTTCGACGGACTCGGTTCTGTTGCGGGTGCAGACCAACCAGTCCCGCATCACCATCGCGGTCGGCGCCCGCACCACGGTGTGGCGGGGGAACGAACAGTTACCCGCCCACTACGACCTGATCTCCGATCAGGGGCGGATCGGGCACCGGATCAGTGTCGACATCGCCGCCGGTGAAGAGGTGTCCGTGGAGAAGGTCGTGACGCTGTACACCTCGCGCGACAACGGGATCTCCGAGCCCGGTGTCGCCGCGTCGGGCACGCTCGCCCGGCTCGGGCGGTTCCAGGACCTGCTCACCGGTCACGCCAGGGCGTGCGTGCGGCTGTGGGACCTGTGCCGCACCGACCTCGACGGGCACCCCGACGCGCAACGGGTCATCCGGTTCCACACGCTGCACATGCTGCAGGTGGTCTCGCACAACACCATCGACATGGACGTCGGCATCCCGGCGCGAGGACTGCACGGCGAGGCGTATCGCGGCCACATCTTCTGGGACGAGGTCTTCGTCCTGCCCGTCCTCACGCCCCGGCTGCCCAAGCTCGCCAAAGCGCTGCTCCGCTACCGGTTCCGGAGACTCGACGAGGCGCGGGTCGCCGCCCGCGAGGCCGGTCATCGGGGTGCGATGTACCCCTGGCAGTCCGGAAGCGACGGCCGGGAGGAAAGCCCGGAGCTACACCTCAATCCACGGTCGGGGCGGTGGAACCCGGACCCCAGCGCCCGCCAGCACCACATCGGACTGGCCGTCGCCTACAACGTGTGGCAGTACTTCCAGGTGACACACGACCTGGACTTCCTGGTCGAGTCCGGCGCGGAACTGCTCGTCGAGATCGCCCGGTTCTGGGCCGACCTCGCGACCTACGACCCGCGCCACGATCGCTACGTGATCCGCGGGGTGATCGGGCCCGACGAGTTCCACTCCGGCTACCCGGACGCACCCTACGACGGGATCGACAACAACGCGTTCACGAATGTGATGGCGGTGTGGGTCATCCGGCGCGCACTGGATGCCCTGGCGACCATCCCGCAGCGCGACCGGGTCAATCTGCTCGACGACATCGGTTTGCGCGAACCGGAACTCGAGCTGTGGCGGACGCTGACCAGCCGCATGTTCGTCCCCTTCCACGACGGCACGATCAGCCAGTTCGAGGGGTATGACGAACTGGCCGAACTGGATTGGGCGGCCTACCGCGCGGAGTACGGGAACATCCAGCGACTCGACCGCATCCTGGAGGCCGAGAACGACGACGTCAACCGGTACAAGGTGTCCAAGCAGGCAGACGTTCTCATGCTCTTCTTCCTGCTGTCTGCCGACGAGTTGCGAGAACTGTTGGAACGCCTGGGTTATGGACTGCCGCCCGAGATGATCCCGCACACCATCGACTACTACATGTCCCGGACCTCGCACGGGTCGACGTTGAGTTCGGTCGTCCACGCGTGGGTCCTCGCCCGCGGCGACCGCGAACACGCGGTGTCGTTCTTCGACCGGGTCCTCGAGTCCGACATCGCCGACATCCAGGGCGGTACGACGTCGGAGGGGATCCATCTGGCGGCCATGTGCGGGAGCATCGACCTGTTGCAGCGCTGTTTCACGGGCCTCGAGCTCCGCGACGACCGCCTGATCCTCAACCCGCGGTGGCCGCGATCACTGGGCGTCTTGTCCTTCCGCGTCTACTACCGCAGGCACCGCCTGCAGTTGCGGGTCAGCGGCAGCGGCGTCGAGGTCACATCGGAACGGCGCGACGTCGCCCCGGTCGATGTGCAGTGTCGCGAGACCCTGGTTCAGCTGAAACCCGGGACGACGGTCCACTTCAGATGACTCCCCCCGGCATGACGGACCGCCGGCCTCTCAGGCGACCGCGACGACGTCCTCCGGGGCGAGCGACTCACCCACGGAAGGTCGGCGGTCCCGTGTCCGACGCCCGGCCAGCAGGGTCGCCACGACGGTGACGGCGAGCAGCAACGGGTAGCACCCCGCGTAGAGAAGGACGAGCGCGTGGTCGACGGGGCCGGGGCCCACCGCCCTCGGCATCATGAAGAGCCCCAACGAGATCGCATGATCCGACGTGAGATACGGCCCGCTGTCCCACCAGTGCCGCCACCAGGTGAAGGTCAGCGCGACGACACCGGCCGGGGCGAGCCAGTACCACCAGGTGCGGCGCGACCCGCCATGCCGCAGTGCGAGGTCGAGGGTGACCAGCAGCAGCGGCACGCACCACACCCAGTGGTGGCCCCAGGCGAAGGGCGACACCGCACACATCGTCATCCCCACGATCGTCGCGGCCAGGAGTGGTCGCGACATCCGCCGGGCGACGACGGCGGCCCACAGGCCCAGCACCGCGACCACCAGTGCCGCGGGCACCCACAGCCACGGCGGCACGTCGAACACCGGCCCGCCCGGCCCGGGATGGGTGAATCGCCGGACGTCCAGGTGTGCCAGCAGCTGCGACCCGAAGCCGCGGACCGACTGGTTGGCGGGCGAGTCGGCGCGGCCG
The sequence above is drawn from the Gordonia rubripertincta genome and encodes:
- a CDS encoding glycosyltransferase family 4 protein, with the protein product MRIGMICPYSFDVPGGVQAHVTELAHVFIDRGHEVSVLAPASRRTELPEYVVRAGPSLAIPYNGSVSRVNFSPKGYLRLRRWIAENGFDVLHVHEPNSPSISMLSLMVASGPIVTTFHTATSKSLWLSAFQGILRPYHERIAGKIAVSELARRWQMESLGSDAVEIPNGINVAGFANAEPLDGYPHPGGTILFLGRFDEPRKGIDILMRALPSVVEKFPDVRVLVVGGGNQAALRRRAGSLADHLVFLGQVDDATKARALASADVYCAPNLGGESFGIVLVEAMAAGAAVIASSLNAFRRVLDDGRAGKLVDTGSPDQLAAGIISLLSDDEAREQLVARGRIRADKYDWSRVADQILRVYDTVTVGAGPVVVSD
- a CDS encoding phosphatidylinositol mannoside acyltransferase, coding for MTDIAALAADLGYRAGWAAVRYAPERAARTVFDRAAGLAGRRNGGPEQLRRNLARVVGVADPADVPDELVADAVRSYARYWCEAFRLPAQDRATVASTGNLPEADHARLDAAVSRGKGVVLALPHTGNWDMAGVWLVQHYGKFATVAERLKPESLFNRFVEYRESLGFEIFPLSGGEQPPFGVLADRLRAGGIVCLLGERDLARHGVPVTFFGERTRMPAGSARLAIETGAALFPAHHWFEEAPYSSMSVGEEIDVSGGVEAATQALADAFAANIAAHPADWHMLQPLWEADWTDRQKARMTENGGAA
- the pgsA gene encoding phosphatidylinositol phosphate synthase — translated: MLSILGRASVSKVTLPMGRALLRTGLTPDIMTVIGTVASVAAALTLFPMGYLFAGTLVIWLFVMFDMLDGAMARARGGGTRFGAVLDATCDRIADGAIFAGLVWWCTVTEPHRLLLIATLICLVTSQVISYAKARAEASGLYGDGGLIERPDRLIIVLVGTGLTGLGLPWAVHVAMWLLAVGSVITVGQRMWSISNSPGARDLIPLEAQPESTDSDPADTDTDGPTPPAEAR
- a CDS encoding HIT family protein, whose product is MAEAPGEIRDEGVGVGGRLERLWSPHRMTYIADPQPAAKTGHPFLDIPTMSDEDGLIVARGESVYAVLNLYPYNPGHTMVVPYRQVADLEDLTPAESSELMTFTQRMIRTIKAVSNPNAFNVGLNLGYAAGGSLSEHLHQHIVPRWMGDANFITIVGETKVMPQLLRDTRGLLAEAWQRLDD
- the thrS gene encoding threonine--tRNA ligase; the protein is MPDDVQVTSPATIRVPAGTTAGTALRDHDLPNKGPEAIVVVRDAAGDLRDLSWVPAEDAEVEPVAANTEAGRSVIRHSCAHVLAQAVQDLFPDAKLGIGPPIKDGFYYDFDVAEPFTPEDLKALEKKMKQIIKSGQRFSRRVYESKDEARAELANEPFKLELIDDKGAADDAEVMEVGGGELSVYDNLNPRTGERIWCDLCRGPHVPTTKYIAAFKLTRSSAAYWRGDQDNADLQRVYGTAWESAEALDTHLELLAEAEKRDHRKLGAELDLFSFPDELGSGLPVFHPKGGIIRKEMEDYSRARHVAAGYEFVNTPHITKGHLYEVSGHLDWYRDGMFPPMHVDAEVDENGEVRKPGQDYYLKPMNCPMHNLIFRGRGRSYRELPLRMFEFGSVYRYEKSGVIHGLTRVRGMTQDDAHIYCTREQMRDELTSILNFVLGLLKDYGLDDFYLELSTKDPKKFVGSDEVWEEATNTLAEVAEASGLDLVPDPGGAAFYGPKISVQAKDALGRTWQMSTIQLDFNLPERFELEYTGPDGTKQRPVMIHRALFGSIERFFGVLTEHYAGAFPAWLSPVQVMGIPVADAFADHLQGVVDALRAAGVRAEVDHSDDRMQKKIRNHTTGKVPFMLLAGERDVEAHAVSFRFRDGSQINGVPVGAAIAAITDWVGARRNESPTKELLEAKLGTVGAVDG
- a CDS encoding TIGR02611 family protein; this translates as MAESLWKRLRIRARHRRYVVRSDPRWHRIYRIGVAVVGTIVLLCGIVAIPYPGPGWLIVFLGLGILASEFEWAHRLLKFARAKYDAWMRWIGRQHWSVQSVFWVGTFVIVVGTLWLLGALHTAAGWVNLDYQWLASPIFS
- the otsB gene encoding trehalose-phosphatase, whose product is MGTRPVTIDARLHDGVIFGPDDSTVDAEAHPRGRGSADGLVQRLHGFGIACGARSSEHTLLDTAGRLGVSPLRCAVVEHTPEGVAAARRNGFALVVAIGTPARADELRRLGADAVVGDPADIRVRLGGARISTMPDALTYLDHLHAIAASRRPVVFLDFDGTLSDIVDDPSAAVLVDGAAEALTRLAQLCPVAVISGRDLDDIRERVGLPDLWYAGCHGLELLGPEGEHFVNEAARTSTSSVVAASEELRQRFADVDGVLVEPKHFSVAVHFRNASPADVEGIVAAAREIGARRGLRALPGRMVLELKPDVDWDKGQALEWVRHQVGAVDQGWIPVYFGDDLTDEDAFDRIATDGIGIVVRAEENRDRRTAAQFAVESPSAIPALLAQIADHVEQASEPPADWSLTYDSYDPPAEKLREALCTVGNGYFATRGAAPECDAGPVHYPGTYAAGVYNRLTDQLPAGDVENESLVNLPNWLPLTFRVDSGEWFTVDEVEVLSFRQTLDLRRAMLSRDVRFRDAHGRTTSVRQRRFVSMDQRHVAALDTRVRAEDWAGRIEVSSMIDGRVTNAGVDRYRELASRHLTAREGTAASTDSVLLRVQTNQSRITIAVGARTTVWRGNEQLPAHYDLISDQGRIGHRISVDIAAGEEVSVEKVVTLYTSRDNGISEPGVAASGTLARLGRFQDLLTGHARACVRLWDLCRTDLDGHPDAQRVIRFHTLHMLQVVSHNTIDMDVGIPARGLHGEAYRGHIFWDEVFVLPVLTPRLPKLAKALLRYRFRRLDEARVAAREAGHRGAMYPWQSGSDGREESPELHLNPRSGRWNPDPSARQHHIGLAVAYNVWQYFQVTHDLDFLVESGAELLVEIARFWADLATYDPRHDRYVIRGVIGPDEFHSGYPDAPYDGIDNNAFTNVMAVWVIRRALDALATIPQRDRVNLLDDIGLREPELELWRTLTSRMFVPFHDGTISQFEGYDELAELDWAAYRAEYGNIQRLDRILEAENDDVNRYKVSKQADVLMLFFLLSADELRELLERLGYGLPPEMIPHTIDYYMSRTSHGSTLSSVVHAWVLARGDREHAVSFFDRVLESDIADIQGGTTSEGIHLAAMCGSIDLLQRCFTGLELRDDRLILNPRWPRSLGVLSFRVYYRRHRLQLRVSGSGVEVTSERRDVAPVDVQCRETLVQLKPGTTVHFR